DNA sequence from the Uranotaenia lowii strain MFRU-FL unplaced genomic scaffold, ASM2978415v1 HiC_scaffold_133, whole genome shotgun sequence genome:
TTTTATATTTTCGCCCCGTCGACtgctgctcgctgattggctgGCGCTCCTCTCGCGTTCATCCCCTCTCGCTCTcttctcagtccgcttgtcggactgaacatACTCCCCACCGGAAAGTGAGAAGTTGTCCTGGTTGGTGGTTGTCGTCGAACTTTCTGGAACCTTCGAATCAGCAGTGTTCGGCAACACATCGCGTGTCAGTGGCTCGCTTGCTGGAATGCGAACCTGAGCTGCTGAACCTGGCATAAAGTCCCTGTTGGTGGTTGTCGTCGAACCTTCTGGAACCTTCGACGAACTTTCTGGAACCTTCGACGAACTATCTGGAACGTTCGAATCAGCAATGTTCGGCGACACATCGCTTGTCAGTGGCTCGCTTGCTGGAATGCGAACCCGAGCTGCTGAACCTGGCATGAATTTTGCTTCTGCTGGATCCGCTTGCTTGGATCGCTCGACCTTGTTGCGATCCTGCGGTGGAAGACTCGCCTCTTCTGGGGGGACCAATTGTTGCTGGCAACTATCAGGCTGTGGCTGTTGTATTGGCAGTGCTCGAATCCATTCAAGCCGACTCTCGATTGCCATGGACACCTCTTCATAAAGAGCCACGAACTCGAAGAAACTGTCATCCTGTTGCTCTCGTTCGGCTGGTGACGACAGTGCGATGATATCTTGGTGGTGCTTGGAGTACTCAGCCTTAGAGCACTCGACAGTTCGTTGATACACTCTCAATTGAGCTGCAGTTAGACAAATTTTCTCCTGGTTGGCTCGTTTCAGAACCATATTTACTCGCTGGATGTTGCGCTGCGCCAATCCACGGATGTAAAAAAGCGCTTCAAGCCTCTGGTATTCACTCGCTGAATTCGGTTTCATCCTCTCTTGTTCGCGTTTAGCTTCCTCCATGCCTCACTCACATCACTTTGCTTCCCGATCCGCTCTCTCAAAGACGGAGGTATTCCGTCGGAAGGTACCGGATTcctcatccggctcgaaggaccatttcatgttgtggccat
Encoded proteins:
- the LOC129759264 gene encoding uncharacterized protein LOC129759264; translated protein: MEEAKREQERMKPNSASEYQRLEALFYIRGLAQRNIQRVNMVLKRANQEKICLTAAQLRVYQRTVECSKAEYSKHHQDIIALSSPAEREQQDDSFFEFVALYEEVSMAIESRLEWIRALPIQQPQPDSCQQQLVPPEEASLPPQDRNKVERSKQADPAEAKFMPGSAARVRIPASEPLTSDVSPNIADSNVPDSSSKVPESSSKVPESSTTTTNQDNFSLSGGEYVQSDKRTEKRARGDERERSASQSASSSRRGENIKTRAPALCVISFYSTTIAAASVQWSGRHRRRRTSQEWSNPRPPEAEAKVACQ